The Terriglobia bacterium genome contains the following window.
CGGTCACAGCACTCTCCTGCAGAATGCGATTGATGGACGTGAGTGCTCCTTGAAGATCGGTTACCACAAGCGCGTAACTGTATGACCTTCTGCCTTGAATCCGGTCTTCGAGAAACGACAGGAAATACAACGTGACGAGGCTCATCGCGGTCGTAAATATTGCGACCGTGTACATTCCAGAGCCCAGCGCCATTCCTACGCCGGCCACCACCCAGATTGTCGCCGCCGTGGTGAGTCCAAGGACAAAGCCGTGCGAATGCAGCACCGAGCCGGCGCCGAGAAAGCCGATTCCGGTAATGATCTGGGCGCCGATGCGCGTATCGCCGAAAGCGGTTGAAATGCTCATGAATAATGTCGAAC
Protein-coding sequences here:
- a CDS encoding MgtC/SapB family protein, which codes for MDASIPIKLLLAALLGGVIGIERQIRDKPAGLRTNILICVGSTLFMSISTAFGDTRIGAQIITGIGFLGAGSVLHSHGFVLGLTTAATIWVVAGVGMALGSGMYTVAIFTTAMSLVTLYFLSFLEDRIQGRRSYSYALVVTDLQGALTSINRILQESAVTAVSFNFKKHEVNYQVWFNLLIARDKNLKIIQRLSEIPEITQVETGTSAGEAPAIVSSGPNGGSL